A stretch of DNA from Lysinibacillus sp. B2A1:
TTAATCTCTGGTGTTAAAGAAGTTAAGCTTGGCGATATAGAAGCGAATGGAACTCTTCAAGTAGATAAAGAGATAACGGCGACTGTTCTTCAAAAGCCGTCTACATTTACGAACTACAATTATAATTATCCATCGAAGAAGGAAGAAGTAAATCCACTTCGAATTGAGCGGATGCAATCTTTAGCACTTCCGCTTGTAGAAAATGATAAGAAACCTGTTATAACTGCATGGGCTGAACAAGTTATTGCTGGTGTGGAACTTGAAACAAGTGCCAAAATGTCACCTATTTCTTATTTTATTCAACCATTTGATGGCAAAGTAGAGCTATCAGGGCCATTTACGATGAAACGCAACAACTTTTCGTATTCGGTAAATCCCCAGTCCGCTAATGCATATTACGATAAAATAGATGAGCAGTTAAATAATTGGTATATGTCAGATGGATTATATGAGGTATCCATCGCAATGCCAGATAACTTTATGAGTTCAGTTCAAACATTAAATGAACTAACGGTCTCAAATAAGGATGTTAAGCGTATGCAATTATCGATTTGGAATAATGAAACGAAAAATTATGAGTCATTAGTAGATACAAAACAAGTGTTCACAGACAACATATCGAAGTATTTCAATGAAAATGGCGAGTTGCTTATGGAGATTAAATTTGGACCAGATCAAACAGGTGAGCAAACAAAATTACCAGATGTAGAGCTGAAGGGAGTGGCGAAATAATGATTGAAATTCGTGATTTGACGAAAAGATATGGCTCCTTTACAGCTTTAGATCATCTAAATCTAACCTTAGAGGAAGGCGTTGTATTTGGATTTGTAGGTGCTAATGGAGCAGGGAAATCCACTACTTTCTCGATATTAGCAACCCTGTTGTCTCCAACTTCCGGTGATGCACTTATTAATGGAAAAAGTGTTATTAAAGAGTCAAAAGAGGTACGAAAGCAAATTGGCTATATGCCAGATTTCTTTGGTGTGTATGATCAATTAAAGGTGGATGAATACTTAGATTTTTATGGTGCTAGCTATGGGATAGGTGTAGCTGAACGGAAAGTTCTTATTCCACAGCTACTTGAGCTTGTGAATTTAACAAGTAAACGTTTTGAATATGTAGATTTATTGTCGCGTGGGATGAAGCAACGTCTATGCCTAGCACGAGCTCTTATCCATGACCCAAAGGTATTAATATTGGATGAGCCTGCCTCAGGATTAGATCCACGTGCTCGAGTAGAAATGCGAGATATTTTACGAAATCTAAAATCAATGGGCAAAACGATATTAATTTCCTCGCATATTCTACCAGAGCTTGCAGAAATGTGTGATGAAATTGGTGTAATTGATAATGGAAAGCTGATTGCTCATGGCAATGTCTCTTCCATCCAGGCCCAGCTACAAGGTGAGAAACGTATTGTTATTAAGGTTACAGATCGAGTAAATGAGG
This window harbors:
- a CDS encoding ABC transporter ATP-binding protein, with amino-acid sequence MIEIRDLTKRYGSFTALDHLNLTLEEGVVFGFVGANGAGKSTTFSILATLLSPTSGDALINGKSVIKESKEVRKQIGYMPDFFGVYDQLKVDEYLDFYGASYGIGVAERKVLIPQLLELVNLTSKRFEYVDLLSRGMKQRLCLARALIHDPKVLILDEPASGLDPRARVEMRDILRNLKSMGKTILISSHILPELAEMCDEIGVIDNGKLIAHGNVSSIQAQLQGEKRIVIKVTDRVNEVRAFLEEDPLVSSIDVIDNRLEIAFNYRGTDADQVALLKKAMLANLPIYALREEEKDLEDVFMAITKGADNQ